Proteins co-encoded in one Ponticoccus alexandrii genomic window:
- a CDS encoding ABC transporter ATP-binding protein, which produces MRTGYDLELVHLTKRYGDTVAVRDLNHVFAKGSYVCLLGPSGCGKSSTLRMIAGHEEVSEGSIVLDGQDVSQLPPARRGTAMMFQNYALFPHLSVRDNVAFSLRMKGVDKAARHKRADELLALVDMTRLADRLPTQLSGGQQQRVALARALVTQPKVLLLDEPLSALDPFLRIRMRSELKKLQRELGITFIHVTHGQDEALALADEIVVMNNAVIEQAGPAREVWARPRTEFVARFIGGHNVIVLPEGKATVRADAVTLTPEGLPATVTAVEYQGAAVAVTSRTERGDEVLALLPEDQFFAAPKSPGDAVRLSWDEGRLHRLQA; this is translated from the coding sequence ATGCGAACGGGATACGATTTGGAACTGGTTCACCTGACCAAGCGCTACGGCGACACGGTGGCCGTGCGCGACCTGAACCATGTCTTCGCCAAGGGCAGCTACGTCTGCCTGCTGGGTCCGTCGGGCTGCGGGAAATCCTCGACCCTGCGGATGATCGCAGGGCACGAAGAGGTCAGCGAGGGTTCGATCGTGCTGGACGGGCAGGACGTGTCACAGCTGCCACCGGCGCGGCGAGGCACCGCCATGATGTTTCAGAACTACGCGCTGTTCCCGCACCTTTCGGTGCGCGACAACGTCGCCTTCTCGTTGCGCATGAAGGGCGTGGACAAGGCGGCCCGGCACAAGCGCGCCGATGAACTTCTGGCGCTGGTGGACATGACTCGTCTTGCGGACCGCCTGCCGACGCAGCTTTCGGGCGGCCAGCAGCAGCGCGTGGCGCTGGCCCGGGCGCTGGTGACGCAGCCCAAGGTGCTGCTGCTGGACGAGCCGCTTTCGGCGCTGGACCCCTTCCTGCGCATCCGCATGCGGTCGGAACTGAAAAAGCTGCAACGCGAGCTGGGAATCACCTTCATCCACGTCACCCACGGGCAGGACGAGGCGCTGGCGCTGGCCGACGAGATCGTCGTCATGAACAACGCGGTGATCGAACAGGCCGGCCCCGCGCGCGAGGTCTGGGCGCGACCCCGGACCGAGTTCGTTGCCCGCTTCATCGGCGGCCACAACGTCATCGTCCTGCCCGAGGGCAAGGCGACCGTGCGCGCCGACGCGGTGACGCTGACGCCCGAGGGTCTGCCCGCCACCGTGACGGCGGTCGAATACCAGGGCGCCGCCGTCGCCGTCACCAGCCGCACCGAACGCGGCGACGAGGTGCTGGCGCTCTTGCCCGAAGACCAGTTCTTCGCGGCTCCGAAATCCCCCGGCGATGCCGTCCGGCTCAGCTGGGACGAGGGGCGGCTGCACCGCCTCCAGGCCTGA
- a CDS encoding GntR family transcriptional regulator: MSTIQDRPWTSDAVAADLERAIHEHRLPPGTKLGEDELGEAYGISRTLVRAALMALSHRHLVALKRNRGAFVAQPSVREAREVFEARALLEPRTARSAAERMTETGLAALKANIGEEHAALDAGENGRALLLSGRFHVEIARIADQSTIEAFVSELVSRSSLIIALYWRRRAALCETQAHHALLDAFEQRDGDAAEQLMKSHLLDLVASLDLRNLAQPAASLREALNR, translated from the coding sequence ATGAGCACGATCCAAGACAGGCCATGGACCAGCGACGCGGTCGCCGCGGATCTGGAACGGGCGATCCACGAGCATCGCCTGCCGCCCGGCACCAAGCTGGGCGAGGACGAGTTGGGCGAGGCCTATGGCATCAGCCGCACCCTTGTCCGCGCCGCCCTGATGGCCCTGTCGCACCGCCATCTCGTCGCGCTGAAACGCAACCGCGGCGCATTCGTGGCGCAGCCCTCGGTGCGCGAGGCCCGCGAGGTCTTTGAGGCGCGCGCCTTGCTGGAGCCGCGCACCGCCCGCTCTGCCGCCGAGCGCATGACAGAGACGGGGCTTGCGGCGCTGAAGGCCAATATCGGCGAAGAACACGCCGCCCTCGACGCCGGAGAGAACGGGCGCGCGCTGTTGCTTTCCGGGCGGTTCCACGTGGAAATCGCCCGCATCGCCGATCAAAGCACGATTGAGGCCTTCGTCTCGGAACTGGTCTCGCGTTCGTCGCTGATCATCGCGCTGTACTGGCGGCGGCGCGCGGCTCTGTGCGAAACGCAGGCGCATCATGCGCTGCTGGACGCCTTCGAACAGCGCGACGGAGACGCGGCAGAGCAACTGATGAAAAGCCACCTGCTGGACCTCGTGGCCTCGCTGGACCTGCGCAATCTAGCGCAGCCCGCGGCGTCCCTGCGCGAGGCCCTGAACCGATGA
- a CDS encoding ABC transporter substrate-binding protein — protein MTKPKVGYTRRSLLKTGGAALAASALPAPMLWAQDTKDIVLRQFGTGVSNLNDVANKVKEDLGFTLEMTALDSDAVTQRAATQPDSFDIADIEYWICKKVWPTGNLQAMDVSKIANYDKIVGIFKSGKLTEDSVIAQGTAPHTVGFVPEQGATTFADEQTNWMTLIPTIYNADTLGIRPDLIGRPIETWAELLNPEFKGKASILDISSIGIMDMAMVCEAMGEIQYGDKGNMTREEIDKTFAIFTEAKQNGQFRAFWKTFDESVNLMASGEVVIQSMWSPAITAVKSRGIDCVYQPLKEGYRSWGGGIGLSKSLSGMELDAAYDYINWYLSGWVGGYLMRQGYYSAVPETSKEFMSENEWGYWFEGKEATDVITSPTGDKLAEAGAVRDGGSFEERMGSVACWNAVMDENQYMVRKWNEFIAS, from the coding sequence ATGACCAAACCCAAGGTAGGCTACACCCGCCGCTCGCTGCTGAAGACCGGGGGCGCCGCGCTGGCCGCATCCGCCCTGCCCGCCCCCATGCTCTGGGCGCAGGACACCAAGGACATCGTGCTGCGCCAGTTCGGCACCGGCGTGTCGAACCTCAACGACGTGGCCAACAAGGTGAAGGAAGACCTCGGCTTCACGCTTGAGATGACGGCGCTAGACAGCGACGCCGTGACCCAGCGCGCCGCGACCCAGCCCGACAGCTTCGACATCGCCGATATCGAGTACTGGATCTGCAAGAAGGTCTGGCCGACCGGCAACCTGCAGGCCATGGATGTCTCGAAGATCGCCAACTACGACAAGATCGTCGGCATCTTCAAATCCGGCAAGCTGACCGAGGACAGCGTGATCGCGCAGGGCACCGCGCCGCATACGGTGGGCTTCGTCCCCGAGCAGGGTGCGACCACCTTCGCGGACGAGCAGACCAACTGGATGACGCTGATCCCGACGATCTACAACGCCGACACGCTGGGCATCCGCCCCGACCTGATCGGTCGCCCGATCGAGACATGGGCCGAGCTTCTGAACCCCGAGTTCAAGGGCAAGGCCTCGATCCTCGACATCTCGTCCATCGGGATCATGGACATGGCCATGGTCTGCGAGGCGATGGGAGAGATCCAGTACGGCGACAAGGGCAACATGACCCGCGAGGAGATCGACAAGACCTTCGCGATCTTCACCGAGGCCAAGCAGAACGGCCAGTTCCGCGCCTTCTGGAAGACCTTCGACGAGAGCGTCAACCTGATGGCCTCGGGCGAAGTGGTGATCCAGTCGATGTGGTCGCCCGCGATCACCGCGGTGAAGTCGCGCGGCATCGACTGCGTCTACCAGCCGCTGAAAGAGGGCTACCGGTCCTGGGGCGGCGGCATCGGCCTGTCCAAGTCCCTCTCCGGCATGGAGCTGGACGCGGCCTACGACTACATCAACTGGTATCTCTCCGGCTGGGTCGGCGGCTACCTGATGCGTCAGGGCTATTACTCGGCGGTGCCCGAGACCTCGAAGGAGTTCATGTCCGAGAACGAGTGGGGCTACTGGTTCGAGGGCAAGGAAGCCACCGACGTGATCACCTCGCCCACCGGCGACAAGCTGGCCGAAGCGGGCGCCGTGCGCGACGGCGGGTCGTTCGAGGAGCGCATGGGCTCCGTCGCCTGCTGGAACGCGGTCATGGACGAGAACCAGTACATGGTCCGCAAGTGGAACGAGTTCATCGCCTCGTGA
- a CDS encoding GNAT family N-acetyltransferase yields MSRITHRTATPGEVAQILDWAAQEGWNPGFEDAPAFHAADPGGFFLAETGGRPVAAISVVNHDAHHAFLGLYICHPDYRGQGIGLGLWHHALKHAGNRGIGLDGVPAQEANYAASGFVLTDRTRRLTGQFAPQEPSLHLARPQDMAALARLDEAATGLRRGAFLHVWLGDSATRKTVVLREGPEVTGFATARRCGTGCKIGPVIAPDPDTALRLARQAAAALDETLAILDVPDSRAAFGALLRRGGFTESFATARMYRGPAPQGNGTLMAVATLELG; encoded by the coding sequence ATGAGCCGTATCACGCACCGCACCGCCACGCCGGGGGAGGTCGCACAGATCCTCGACTGGGCTGCGCAGGAGGGCTGGAACCCGGGCTTTGAGGATGCCCCCGCCTTTCACGCGGCGGACCCCGGCGGTTTCTTCCTGGCCGAGACCGGCGGGCGGCCCGTCGCCGCCATCTCTGTCGTGAACCACGACGCGCACCACGCCTTCCTTGGCCTCTACATCTGCCACCCGGACTACCGTGGGCAGGGCATCGGCCTTGGCCTTTGGCACCACGCCCTGAAACACGCGGGCAACCGCGGCATCGGACTGGACGGCGTCCCGGCTCAGGAAGCCAATTACGCGGCCTCCGGCTTTGTCCTGACGGACCGGACGCGGCGGCTGACCGGCCAGTTCGCGCCACAAGAGCCGTCCCTGCACCTCGCCCGCCCGCAGGACATGGCGGCACTGGCCCGGCTGGACGAGGCAGCCACCGGCCTGCGACGCGGGGCCTTCCTGCACGTATGGCTCGGCGACAGCGCGACCCGCAAGACCGTGGTTCTGCGGGAAGGGCCGGAGGTCACGGGCTTTGCCACCGCCCGGCGCTGCGGCACCGGCTGCAAGATCGGCCCGGTCATCGCCCCGGATCCCGACACGGCGCTTCGGCTGGCCCGGCAGGCCGCCGCTGCGCTTGACGAAACGCTGGCCATCCTCGACGTGCCGGACAGCCGCGCCGCCTTTGGCGCCCTGCTGCGCCGAGGCGGGTTCACCGAAAGTTTCGCCACGGCGCGGATGTATCGCGGCCCGGCGCCGCAGGGGAACGGGACACTCATGGCCGTGGCGACGCTGGAACTGGGATAA